One genomic window of Borreliella garinii includes the following:
- the pepF gene encoding oligoendopeptidase F: MINRNEINENDKWDLSFLFANEEEYTKAINAIEIKTKEFKKYEKLELNFDLFKETLNKYYEIMEDLEKVSYYAMLQLETDVTNKDSNKIYSICVNIATKVSNATAFFMPKILKTDAKKIQAWINKPELKEKKIAIEKILREKNHILSEQEEEILANYTPLYSSYQNIFSALTNADMEFGEINGHPLTNSTYTLFLQNEDQKIRKEAFFKFYQKYKNNENTLANLIISDFKKNHFIAKTRKFQNTFSMQLFSNNIDKKVYTNLIETVNENLSALNDYYEFRKKILNQEYLYHYDVYVPLTKGITFKNSFEEACEKILKSLEILGNEYTEILKNGLLKERWVDKYENAGKRSGAFSAGSYNGKPYILLNYKEKSIRDMFTLAHEAGHSMHSYFSIKNNPFPHYNYSIFEAEIASIINEQILAEYLLKNETDIKKIKYIKLTQIDDMISTFFRQTMFAEFEYIIHEMISKEEPIVKETLTETYMNLLKKYFGPSLKFDKLSSLECLRIPHFYSPFYVYQYATGIAAALSIYKDIKENKKDAVENYIKFLKTGGSKYPLDSLNITGVDLTKKSTIENTINIFKCRLEEIKKIFQ, from the coding sequence GTGATAAATAGAAATGAAATCAATGAGAATGATAAATGGGATTTATCTTTTCTATTTGCAAATGAAGAAGAATATACAAAAGCAATCAATGCTATTGAAATTAAAACCAAAGAATTTAAAAAATATGAAAAATTGGAATTAAATTTTGATTTATTTAAAGAAACTTTAAATAAATACTATGAAATTATGGAAGATTTAGAGAAAGTCTCTTACTATGCAATGCTTCAATTAGAAACAGATGTAACCAACAAGGATTCCAATAAAATATATTCTATATGTGTCAATATAGCTACAAAAGTATCTAATGCCACCGCATTCTTTATGCCCAAAATACTAAAAACAGATGCAAAAAAAATTCAAGCTTGGATAAATAAGCCTGAGCTTAAGGAAAAAAAAATTGCAATTGAAAAAATACTAAGAGAAAAAAACCATATTTTAAGCGAACAAGAAGAGGAAATACTTGCCAACTACACCCCTCTTTACTCATCTTATCAAAACATATTCTCAGCATTAACAAATGCTGATATGGAATTCGGAGAAATTAATGGACATCCTTTAACCAATTCCACCTACACACTATTTTTACAAAACGAAGATCAAAAAATACGAAAAGAAGCTTTTTTCAAATTTTATCAAAAATACAAAAACAACGAAAATACACTTGCTAATCTTATTATCTCAGACTTTAAAAAAAATCACTTCATTGCAAAGACAAGAAAGTTTCAAAATACTTTTTCAATGCAACTCTTTTCAAACAATATTGACAAAAAAGTTTATACAAATTTAATCGAAACTGTCAATGAAAATTTATCTGCGCTTAATGACTATTATGAGTTTAGAAAAAAAATTTTAAACCAAGAATATCTATATCACTACGATGTTTACGTACCATTAACAAAAGGAATAACATTTAAAAATTCGTTTGAAGAAGCTTGTGAAAAAATATTAAAATCTTTAGAGATATTGGGAAATGAATACACAGAAATCTTAAAAAATGGCCTTTTGAAAGAAAGATGGGTTGATAAATACGAGAATGCTGGAAAAAGATCAGGGGCTTTTAGCGCTGGGTCATACAATGGGAAACCTTATATACTGCTTAATTACAAAGAAAAATCAATAAGAGATATGTTTACACTTGCACACGAAGCAGGACATTCAATGCACTCTTACTTTAGCATAAAAAATAACCCATTTCCGCATTATAATTATTCTATTTTTGAAGCAGAAATAGCATCGATAATTAACGAACAAATATTAGCAGAATATTTGCTTAAAAACGAAACCGATATTAAAAAAATAAAATATATAAAACTCACACAAATTGACGACATGATTTCAACATTCTTCCGACAAACAATGTTTGCTGAATTTGAATACATTATTCATGAAATGATTAGCAAAGAAGAACCTATAGTAAAAGAAACACTAACAGAAACTTATATGAATTTGCTAAAAAAATACTTTGGGCCTAGCCTAAAATTTGATAAATTAAGCTCCCTTGAATGCCTTAGGATCCCTCACTTTTATTCTCCATTTTATGTGTATCAGTATGCCACAGGCATTGCAGCTGCTCTATCGATATACAAAGACATTAAAGAAAATAAAAAAGATGCTGTAGAGAATTATATAAAATTTTTAAAAACAGGTGGTTCTAAATATCCATTAGATTCTTTAAATATTACTGGGGTAGATTTAACAAAAAAATCAACAATAGAAAATACTATTAACATTTTCAAATGTAGACTTGAAGAGATAAAGAAAATATTCCAATAA
- the leuS gene encoding leucine--tRNA ligase, whose translation MSKYEFIKIEKKWQEFWDNNKTYKVKEDPNIPKEKRLYILDMFPYPSANGLHVGHPEGYTATDIFGRYKLLNGFHVLHPIGFDSFGLPAENYAIQTGTHPQKSTEENINKFKKQIKALGFAYDWDREIRTHDENYYKWTQWIFLELYKKGLAYAKEMPVWYCPELGTVLANEEIIQTPDGPKSERGFHNVEKKYLRQWVLKITKYAERLLNDLEELEWPESVKEMQRNWIGKSIGVEIDFEIEGHNDKITVFTTRPDTIFGITYLVIAPENKLIEKITKNNFKRNVLKYVKREELKSDLKRTSLEKDKSGVFTGSYAFHPITNEKIPIWVGSYVLGTYGSGAVMGVPAHDERDFQFAKKYKLKILPVISKSGKNEILEKAFIDDGISINSPNEFNNLKNSEVKDKVIKWLIKNKKGKEKVTYKLRDWIFSRQRYWGEPIPILFDKLGNAIPLEKNDLPLKLPETANYKPSRTGESPLSRIKDWVNLKDTGFTRETNTMPQWAGSCWYYLRYLDPKNPKEFASKKKIEYWMPVDLYIGGAEHTVLHLLYSRFWHKVLYDLGYVNTKEPFKKLINQGIITAFSYQKENGILIPNDQVIEKDNKFFDKRDNKEVTQVIAKMSKSLKNVINPDDIIKEFGADSIRIYEMFMGPLTDSKPWNTKGIIGVFRFLNKIWNLREKELSQDNPPKEIISQLHKAIKKVTEDTEKLNFNTAISAMMIFVNELLKYEKNYLNIFKPFIIILSPYAPHLAEELWEYIGETPSLFKNSKWPEFDENLIIKDAKEIVLQINGKIKDKILLSKETDEEELKEIAMRNSKIKANLLNKKIVKIIAIKNKLVNIVIK comes from the coding sequence ATGTCTAAATACGAATTCATAAAAATTGAAAAAAAATGGCAAGAATTTTGGGATAATAATAAAACATACAAAGTAAAAGAAGATCCAAACATTCCTAAAGAAAAAAGATTATACATACTTGACATGTTCCCTTATCCTTCTGCCAACGGACTTCATGTTGGCCATCCAGAAGGATACACAGCTACCGACATATTTGGAAGATACAAGCTTTTAAATGGATTTCACGTACTTCATCCAATAGGATTTGATAGTTTTGGACTGCCTGCTGAAAATTATGCAATACAAACAGGAACTCATCCCCAAAAAAGTACAGAAGAAAATATTAATAAGTTTAAAAAACAAATAAAAGCTTTGGGATTTGCCTACGATTGGGATCGAGAAATCAGAACACATGACGAGAATTACTATAAATGGACACAATGGATTTTTTTGGAATTATATAAAAAAGGTCTGGCCTATGCAAAAGAAATGCCTGTATGGTACTGTCCTGAACTTGGAACAGTATTGGCAAATGAAGAGATTATTCAAACTCCAGACGGACCAAAATCCGAGAGAGGATTTCACAATGTCGAAAAAAAATATTTAAGACAGTGGGTTTTAAAAATCACAAAGTATGCTGAAAGATTGTTAAACGACCTTGAAGAATTAGAATGGCCTGAATCTGTAAAAGAAATGCAGCGAAATTGGATTGGAAAATCAATAGGGGTTGAAATCGACTTTGAAATTGAAGGCCACAATGATAAAATCACAGTCTTTACAACAAGGCCAGACACAATCTTTGGTATCACATATTTAGTAATCGCACCAGAAAACAAACTAATAGAGAAAATAACAAAAAACAACTTTAAAAGAAATGTCTTAAAATATGTAAAACGCGAAGAACTAAAAAGTGATCTTAAGAGAACCTCTCTTGAAAAAGATAAATCAGGCGTTTTTACAGGATCTTATGCATTTCATCCAATAACAAATGAAAAAATTCCAATTTGGGTTGGAAGCTACGTATTAGGAACTTATGGTAGTGGAGCTGTAATGGGTGTTCCAGCCCACGATGAGAGAGACTTTCAATTTGCTAAAAAGTATAAATTAAAAATTTTGCCTGTAATATCAAAATCGGGAAAAAATGAAATATTAGAAAAAGCATTTATTGATGATGGAATTTCAATAAATTCTCCTAATGAATTTAATAATCTTAAAAATTCTGAAGTAAAAGATAAAGTAATAAAATGGCTTATTAAAAATAAAAAAGGAAAAGAAAAAGTTACCTACAAGCTTAGAGATTGGATTTTTTCAAGACAAAGATACTGGGGAGAGCCTATACCCATTTTGTTTGATAAGCTTGGAAATGCAATACCTTTAGAAAAAAATGATCTTCCCTTAAAGCTTCCAGAAACTGCAAACTATAAGCCTTCTAGAACAGGAGAATCTCCTTTATCAAGGATTAAAGATTGGGTAAACCTAAAAGATACAGGATTTACAAGAGAAACAAACACAATGCCTCAATGGGCAGGCTCTTGTTGGTATTATTTAAGATACCTCGACCCTAAAAACCCAAAAGAATTTGCAAGTAAAAAAAAAATTGAATATTGGATGCCAGTTGATCTATACATAGGTGGAGCTGAACATACGGTATTACACCTACTTTACTCAAGGTTTTGGCACAAGGTTCTTTATGATCTAGGATATGTAAATACCAAAGAACCTTTTAAAAAGCTAATAAATCAAGGCATAATAACCGCATTTTCTTATCAAAAAGAAAATGGGATTTTAATACCTAATGACCAGGTTATAGAAAAAGACAATAAATTTTTTGACAAAAGGGATAATAAAGAAGTAACCCAAGTAATTGCTAAGATGTCAAAATCCTTAAAAAATGTAATAAATCCAGACGACATTATTAAAGAATTTGGAGCAGACTCAATAAGAATTTATGAAATGTTTATGGGTCCACTAACAGATTCTAAACCTTGGAACACTAAAGGTATTATTGGCGTTTTTCGATTTTTAAACAAAATTTGGAACTTGAGAGAAAAAGAACTATCACAAGATAATCCTCCAAAAGAAATAATATCTCAACTGCATAAAGCGATAAAAAAGGTCACAGAAGATACAGAAAAACTAAATTTCAATACAGCAATCTCAGCGATGATGATATTTGTAAATGAGCTTCTAAAGTATGAAAAAAATTATTTAAATATATTTAAACCATTCATCATTATTTTATCCCCTTATGCACCCCATTTAGCAGAAGAGTTATGGGAATATATTGGAGAAACTCCCAGTTTATTTAAAAATTCAAAATGGCCAGAATTCGATGAAAACCTTATTATTAAAGACGCAAAAGAAATTGTCTTACAAATAAATGGAAAAATAAAAGACAAAATTTTACTAAGCAAAGAGACAGATGAAGAAGAGCTAAAAGAAATAGCAATGAGAAATAGCAAAATAAAAGCAAACTTATTAAATAAAAAAATTGTAAAAATAATTGCAATTAAAAACAAGCTTGTCAACATAGTGATAAAGTAA
- a CDS encoding efflux RND transporter permease subunit: MDFESLSIRYKEIIFTIFILITIFLGFFLKNLKFDANILKLIPKTKETESLIDIDKSNSLLSTIVIFQDKKNIFNKKNFETINSVINEITKILKVSPNAVTSIFSYFPQFKKEIYTDKDIEEIKNKIKSTPFVKNTFLGNSENLIYFIIIPSESDKINFSRNLKTELDEMEETIKKYETDDLKLYLTGDLIVREKILNYMVEDFKILGPLATFVVIISLYFIIKNLMGALIPIFIALLSLIWTFGIKGLVNSPITVPETSMIVLLISIGCANAVHIINGIFKLIKKEQLSKESIKITIKKLKTPILLTSLTTAFGFLSLTTSSINAYKTMGIFMSIGVIISMAISLTVLPGIITLIPFTKKKSLEKQKENKPHRIFFLEKLAKLNTQITKSILKRKYISSIVVIIILGISIAGLLKIEINFDEKDYFKESTSVKKTLNLMQKEMGGISIFKIELEGKPGEFKNAKAMQTLDLITDKLDAFSAKTQSSSINGILKFTNFKIKKESPLEYKLPESKIILNKLINLIDKSDWTKDNKKMYINDDWSLISIMVRIEDNSTEGIKKFEKYAIETINEHMRNNKYHFSGVYDKVLIAKTMVREQVMNIITTLGSITLLLMFFFKSIKTGIIIAIPVAWSVFLNFAVMRLFGITLNPATATIASVSMGVGVDYSIHFFNTFILKYQKSQIYKNALLESIPSVFNGIFANSISVGIGFLTLTFSAYKIISTLGAIIAFTMLTTSLASLTLLPLLIYLFKPRVRVNLALNNNLKN; this comes from the coding sequence ATGGACTTTGAAAGTCTAAGCATTAGATATAAGGAAATTATATTCACAATATTTATATTAATTACTATTTTTTTAGGATTTTTTTTAAAAAATCTTAAATTCGATGCAAACATCTTAAAACTTATCCCCAAGACTAAAGAAACTGAAAGCTTAATAGACATTGATAAAAGTAATTCACTTTTATCTACAATAGTAATATTTCAAGATAAAAAAAATATTTTCAATAAAAAAAATTTTGAAACAATAAACAGTGTAATCAATGAAATAACTAAAATTTTAAAAGTATCTCCAAATGCCGTAACAAGCATATTTTCTTATTTTCCGCAATTTAAAAAAGAAATTTACACAGATAAAGACATAGAAGAAATAAAAAATAAAATAAAGTCAACTCCATTCGTAAAAAACACATTTTTAGGCAACTCAGAAAATTTAATATATTTCATAATAATCCCATCAGAAAGTGACAAAATTAACTTCAGTAGAAATTTAAAAACTGAACTTGATGAGATGGAGGAAACAATAAAAAAATATGAAACAGACGATCTAAAGTTGTATCTTACAGGAGATTTAATAGTAAGAGAAAAAATCTTAAACTACATGGTTGAAGACTTCAAGATTTTAGGACCTCTTGCTACTTTTGTAGTAATAATTTCACTTTATTTTATTATAAAAAATCTAATGGGGGCATTAATTCCCATTTTTATTGCATTATTATCATTGATTTGGACTTTTGGAATTAAAGGACTTGTAAACTCCCCCATTACAGTGCCAGAAACTTCAATGATTGTTTTACTCATTTCAATCGGATGTGCTAATGCCGTACATATAATAAATGGAATATTTAAATTAATAAAAAAAGAACAACTCTCAAAAGAATCAATAAAAATAACAATTAAAAAACTTAAAACACCAATACTTCTAACATCCCTTACAACTGCATTTGGATTTTTATCTCTTACAACCTCTTCAATTAATGCTTACAAAACAATGGGTATATTCATGTCAATTGGAGTAATTATCTCAATGGCGATCTCATTAACCGTTTTACCTGGAATAATAACATTAATCCCATTTACAAAAAAAAAGTCTCTTGAAAAACAAAAAGAAAATAAACCACATAGAATATTTTTCCTTGAAAAACTTGCCAAACTAAATACACAAATAACAAAGTCTATATTAAAAAGAAAATATATATCCTCTATAGTAGTCATCATCATACTGGGAATTTCTATTGCGGGTCTTTTAAAAATAGAAATCAATTTTGATGAAAAAGATTACTTTAAAGAAAGCACAAGTGTAAAAAAAACATTAAACCTAATGCAAAAAGAAATGGGGGGAATATCGATTTTCAAAATAGAACTTGAAGGCAAACCCGGTGAATTTAAAAATGCTAAAGCAATGCAAACCTTAGATTTAATTACAGACAAACTTGATGCATTTTCTGCAAAAACTCAATCAAGCTCTATTAATGGAATTTTAAAATTTACAAATTTTAAAATTAAAAAAGAATCCCCGCTAGAGTATAAACTACCCGAAAGCAAAATTATACTAAACAAACTAATAAATTTGATAGATAAAAGCGATTGGACTAAAGACAATAAAAAAATGTATATTAATGATGATTGGTCATTAATATCTATCATGGTAAGAATTGAAGACAACTCAACCGAAGGAATAAAAAAATTTGAAAAATATGCTATTGAAACAATTAATGAACATATGAGAAATAATAAATATCATTTCTCAGGAGTATATGATAAGGTGTTAATAGCTAAAACAATGGTAAGAGAGCAGGTTATGAACATTATAACAACTCTTGGATCAATAACACTGCTGCTTATGTTTTTCTTTAAATCTATAAAAACTGGAATAATTATTGCAATCCCAGTGGCATGGTCAGTGTTTCTAAACTTTGCTGTAATGAGATTATTTGGGATAACTTTAAACCCTGCAACAGCAACAATTGCATCTGTAAGCATGGGAGTCGGAGTAGATTATTCAATTCATTTTTTTAACACGTTTATTTTAAAATACCAAAAAAGTCAAATCTACAAAAATGCACTACTTGAATCAATACCCAGCGTATTTAATGGAATATTCGCAAATTCCATTTCTGTTGGAATAGGTTTTTTAACCTTAACATTTTCAGCATATAAAATAATATCAACTCTTGGGGCAATAATTGCTTTTACAATGCTAACGACATCCCTTGCATCGCTAACACTTCTTCCATTATTAATTTATTTATTTAAACCTAGAGTTAGAGTTAATCTAGCCTTAAATAACAATTTAAAAAATTAA
- a CDS encoding M23 family metallopeptidase translates to MKKRIKFKIILGFKGILKFFLVIYNSLFITLKVIHSFFKQNISFMIIPHVKGNVKNIKISFLTLFFFSTFFLGGFIGFVLLAVNYVTLSSIVKSTEKNYSLAESEIEDFRNTVVEINSVAKNFSKILDELKTSLKINSNGVDLNKNKLDGDLSDFIDLQILEANSIKELSDLKNIKSKIESSIPPLKSIVKVLHAQDKLLNDIPSLWPLAGGSGIITLHFGPAIEPFTRQWYIHKGIDLGGVRIGTPIVATADGEVVRASYQSAGYGNFVQIKHKYGLATLYAHMSRLNTSKGSYVKKGQVIGFMGQTGYATGPHVHYEVRVGSQVINPDMYLNLATGASK, encoded by the coding sequence ATGAAGAAAAGAATTAAATTTAAAATTATTTTAGGTTTTAAAGGAATTCTCAAGTTTTTTTTGGTTATTTATAATTCTTTGTTTATAACCCTTAAAGTTATACATTCTTTTTTTAAGCAAAATATTAGCTTTATGATTATTCCCCATGTTAAAGGTAATGTAAAAAATATTAAAATTTCTTTTTTGACTTTATTTTTCTTTTCTACTTTTTTTTTAGGCGGTTTTATAGGTTTTGTTTTACTTGCTGTAAATTATGTTACTCTCTCATCAATTGTGAAATCTACAGAGAAAAATTACTCTTTAGCAGAATCTGAGATTGAAGATTTTAGAAATACAGTTGTGGAAATTAATTCTGTTGCAAAAAATTTTTCCAAAATTTTAGATGAGCTTAAAACCTCTTTAAAAATTAATTCTAATGGTGTTGATTTAAATAAAAATAAACTAGATGGAGATCTTTCTGATTTTATTGATTTGCAAATTTTAGAAGCCAATTCAATAAAAGAACTTAGCGATCTTAAAAATATTAAAAGCAAAATAGAAAGTTCAATTCCTCCTCTTAAAAGCATAGTTAAGGTATTACACGCTCAGGATAAGCTTTTAAATGACATTCCTTCTCTTTGGCCTCTTGCGGGTGGATCTGGAATTATTACTTTGCATTTTGGTCCTGCTATTGAACCTTTTACTAGGCAATGGTATATTCATAAAGGCATAGATCTTGGAGGGGTTAGAATTGGAACTCCTATTGTTGCAACTGCTGATGGGGAGGTCGTTAGGGCAAGTTATCAATCAGCAGGCTATGGTAATTTTGTTCAAATTAAGCATAAGTATGGACTTGCAACTCTTTATGCACATATGTCGCGCCTTAATACTTCTAAGGGGTCTTATGTTAAAAAAGGACAGGTAATTGGATTTATGGGGCAGACAGGCTATGCAACGGGTCCCCATGTTCATTATGAGGTTCGCGTAGGTTCTCAAGTTATTAATCCCGATATGTATTTAAATTTAGCAACAGGAGCTTCAAAATAG
- a CDS encoding DedA family protein gives MITMHINTIIESIDSNIAYSPIVFFSLLILAGLNVPISEDAIVLMGGILSSRKNEYTVLIFLGIFWGAYLGDIISFYIGKLMGNKLFKNKKDNNLLDKINYYYGQYGVLTLFIGRFIPFGVRNAIFISAGMGNMKSNLFIVSDFFATLLSIMVYFTLSFKLGQSFEIIFSKIKIIIFAIFITVISTTIIIWVIKKNKKVDKNLK, from the coding sequence ATGATAACAATGCATATAAACACAATAATAGAATCTATTGATTCAAACATAGCTTATTCCCCAATAGTATTTTTTTCTTTACTAATCTTAGCAGGGCTTAATGTTCCTATTTCAGAAGATGCAATAGTACTAATGGGTGGAATTTTATCTAGTCGAAAAAATGAATATACTGTATTAATATTTTTAGGAATTTTTTGGGGAGCATATCTTGGAGACATAATATCTTTTTACATTGGAAAATTAATGGGAAATAAATTGTTCAAAAATAAAAAAGACAATAACCTACTTGACAAAATAAATTACTATTATGGTCAATACGGAGTATTAACTTTATTTATAGGAAGGTTTATACCCTTTGGAGTTAGAAATGCAATATTTATATCAGCAGGAATGGGAAATATGAAATCCAATCTATTTATTGTTTCTGACTTTTTTGCAACTCTACTTTCAATAATGGTTTATTTTACTCTAAGCTTTAAACTAGGACAATCATTTGAAATAATATTTTCAAAAATAAAAATAATTATATTTGCAATATTTATTACCGTAATATCAACAACAATAATAATCTGGGTAATTAAAAAAAATAAAAAAGTTGACAAAAATTTAAAATAA
- the rdgB gene encoding RdgB/HAM1 family non-canonical purine NTP pyrophosphatase → MKTLFFATTNENKINEVKNILDIPNLNLVVPKSFNIKETGKTFKENSLLKAKALFEILNKNQNVFGEDSGLCIEALNLEPGIYSKRYDTYKLCKKLSTNEKNQLILDLMKNEKNRKAYFICNISYISKDKQISNFEGIIKGEIALSLNDNKNYGFGYDSIFLTKNNKKLSDLTLEEKNKISHRGIAFSKFKKFLLESLFNS, encoded by the coding sequence ATGAAAACACTATTTTTTGCAACAACAAATGAAAATAAAATAAATGAGGTAAAAAATATATTAGATATACCCAATTTAAACTTAGTGGTACCTAAAAGCTTCAACATAAAAGAAACAGGAAAAACATTTAAAGAAAACTCTTTACTTAAAGCAAAAGCTCTGTTTGAAATTTTAAATAAAAATCAAAATGTTTTTGGAGAAGATTCTGGATTGTGCATTGAGGCACTAAACTTGGAGCCTGGAATTTACTCTAAAAGATATGACACTTATAAGCTATGTAAAAAATTAAGCACTAATGAAAAAAATCAACTTATTTTAGACTTAATGAAAAATGAAAAAAACAGAAAAGCATATTTTATATGCAACATAAGTTATATATCAAAAGATAAGCAAATATCAAATTTTGAAGGAATTATTAAGGGGGAAATTGCCTTAAGTTTAAATGATAATAAAAACTATGGATTTGGTTATGATTCAATATTTTTAACTAAAAATAATAAAAAGCTTAGCGATCTAACGCTTGAAGAAAAAAATAAAATATCTCATCGGGGAATAGCATTTTCAAAATTTAAAAAATTTTTATTAGAATCTTTATTCAACAGTTAA
- a CDS encoding bactofilin family protein, producing MLNFLTVKKERKSSSLFIFDEIKTIVGVGDFFKGDLVSNNFIRLDGDFMGTISSTKRVIIGESGRVKSSIDANELVISGMVVGNIYAKSKIKIFASGCVIGNISCKSIEVEEGAIIDGYMDIGAEYLRAPERNTFFYTGSYKVNEDLLIEINKEYQEEKKSFQPPLESEDDKYFTSAMSKIDESK from the coding sequence ATGTTAAATTTTTTGACTGTGAAAAAAGAAAGAAAATCATCATCTTTGTTTATTTTTGATGAAATAAAAACAATAGTGGGTGTTGGTGATTTTTTTAAAGGAGATTTAGTTTCAAATAATTTTATTCGACTTGATGGCGATTTTATGGGCACTATTAGTTCTACTAAAAGAGTAATTATTGGAGAGAGTGGTAGGGTTAAGTCTAGTATTGATGCTAATGAACTTGTTATTTCTGGAATGGTTGTGGGCAATATTTATGCTAAAAGCAAGATTAAAATATTTGCATCGGGGTGTGTTATTGGAAATATTTCTTGCAAGTCTATTGAAGTTGAAGAGGGCGCTATTATTGATGGGTATATGGATATTGGTGCTGAGTATCTTAGAGCTCCTGAAAGAAATACATTTTTTTATACTGGTTCTTATAAGGTTAATGAAGATCTTTTAATTGAAATCAATAAGGAATATCAAGAAGAAAAAAAATCTTTTCAACCACCTTTAGAAAGTGAAGATGATAAATATTTTACAAGCGCTATGAGCAAAATAGATGAAAGTAAATAA
- the pcsA gene encoding phosphatidylcholine synthase — translation MKNINLILAWLVHIFTASGLIVGLYSIISIVNGDYSLLLKLTVIGLIIDGIDGTMARRLKVKELIPEIDGALLDNITDYINYTFIPVIFFYLGEFIEEKYKVAICIGILLSSAYQFSRIDAKTNDNYFRGFPSLWNIFVILNIIFKIEQIINLVMILICIVISFVPIKFIYPSKTKELKKITIPITIISCLIFVVSIFLDLSTTALKISKTILILYFAYLTLASIYLTYKTKNR, via the coding sequence GTGAAAAATATCAATTTGATTTTAGCTTGGCTTGTACATATTTTTACAGCATCTGGCTTGATTGTAGGACTTTACTCAATAATTTCAATTGTAAATGGTGATTATTCTCTTCTTTTAAAGTTAACAGTAATAGGACTTATAATAGATGGAATTGATGGAACTATGGCAAGAAGGCTTAAGGTAAAAGAATTAATACCTGAAATTGATGGCGCTCTACTTGATAACATTACAGACTACATAAACTATACATTCATACCCGTTATATTTTTTTATTTGGGAGAATTTATTGAAGAAAAATATAAAGTTGCCATTTGCATTGGAATTTTACTCTCATCAGCATACCAATTCTCAAGAATAGATGCAAAAACAAATGACAACTACTTCAGAGGATTTCCTTCTCTATGGAATATCTTTGTAATATTAAACATAATTTTTAAAATAGAACAAATAATAAATCTTGTTATGATATTAATATGTATTGTAATAAGCTTTGTCCCAATAAAATTTATTTACCCATCAAAAACTAAAGAATTAAAGAAAATTACCATACCAATAACAATAATAAGTTGCCTAATATTTGTTGTATCAATATTTCTAGACTTATCCACAACAGCTTTAAAAATATCAAAAACAATTCTCATCCTTTACTTTGCATATTTAACTTTAGCAAGCATATATTTAACCTATAAAACAAAAAATAGATGA